From Erigeron canadensis isolate Cc75 chromosome 5, C_canadensis_v1, whole genome shotgun sequence:
TTAACGTACAGCTTGATCCATCCATTTTCTTTGGTAATGAATTTTGAAGTTGTTACAAATGAGCTTGAATCAAGATTAGAGTTTTAGCACCGGTTCTTGCATTTCTCCATTGCCCTTGGTGCTGCAAATTAAACGAGATTATATATTCCGGTTATTTACATGCGAccaaactttcatatatatagctgaaaatgttataaataaataatttggtTTCAATTCGATCAATTCGTATCTAGTTGCTTACCAAGTCCAATAGCATCTGACCCTTTCATGATACGAAGTCGCTTGCAAGAATCAACAAACATTCTGCgcaaattaagtatatatatatatattggtgagCATTGATCAATTGAGTTAATTCTTGATTTGATCTATATACTTGACCATGAATGAGTTTATGATGAAGTTAATGAAGGTTAACATACTCAAGGGTTCAAATAACGTACACTAGCTAACTGTACTAGAgttaagaagaaaaatgttgTTGGGTACGGCCTtggacttatatatatatatataaacgccATTATACATAATAGctacatattcacttttctatatatatatttatcatactatatagatatatatatgatctaagATATGAATGAACGCTTACTGCCATGGGACGTCCCCAACGAGCATCCAGTCACCATCTTTATCCTCATAGCTTGGAACATACTCAGAGCTGTTGAGAAGATCCATCAACTTGCTCTCATTCATGAAATCTATCATTCCTTGGGTTCCATAGTTTCctgcaattatatatatttataagtagTACTCTCAAATATTATTATCCTTCCTCTTAAAATATTATGTCAATAATTGTGAAACtttaaaataagtaaaagtatttatatatatatatagtctcaaAAAGTTACTTAAATGTTTACACTCGGAATTGAAGGTGACCACACATAAATTAATGAATTGGTATACAAACTTATATAGGTGTTGATGAGTTCATTCTAAAACATGCATTCACTGATAATTAATAAATGTCTTACTTGAATTCAATTCTGATATAAAATTCAGATTATATACTCTATATATTTAGtgaaacataataatatagatatagtagCTCACTAGGAGTAATTAATGAGTTAAGTATGAGGCAACTTAAAAGTAAGCGAATTTCAACTACTACTCAAACATGCAAATCTAGCTAGCTAATAATAACTAGGTAAATAAATAAGGCCGGAGAATGATCGAATTAGACATGCATAGCTAGGTACCCATGGTGAAGGAACTAAACATCTTGGCCAAGGCATCAGATAGTTGTTGATAGCTCTCATACAACTTGAGGTCCACTTTCCGAAGATATGGTGCTCCATCCATTGAAACCTTCACAAACGCCGCTGATGCCCCAGTACCAGTGGCTGCTGCAGCCACAACCTTCTCAGACGATTCCTCGTTGGTGCTCTTCTGATGAGCCATTACGTTCTTGCGATAGTTTCTCACTGGTGGCCATCCTACCACCTGTGCCCTATCAATCCAAATAATTGTTTGTAAAATTAGATAAACTTTAATTAGTTCCATGTTAATTAGTGTATCAACGTACCCAATAACGTACATATATCTTGATATATAgtaaaactatatatagattcctatatacatatatatagtgaaaactATATGCATGCTACCAAAATAAGAGAAGttgtttgatttaaaaagaacaaattaaaattaagggtatATATTctccatatatatgtaattttgatgCATATATACATGATACATGACACAACAACAATAGTACCCAATCCCATCGTGGGGTATGAGGAtgtgagctgtagacagtcttacctctacccaaaggtagagagactatTTACATAAGGAATTGAACTCCGGCCACCAATTAAGAGGTAAAAGTTGGAAAGTGTAAAGTGTACATGATACATGGCACACGTACATGGTAACATATATACTTATGATGAGAAATAATAAGCTACATATACTCTAATAAATAACAAAGCATACGTACTTGGCTGCAGGAGGTTTGCTCATGATCAAATCTTTGTTGTtagctgatgatgatgatgagttaATTTGTAGCTTCATCTTATCATTCAATAAATCGGTTGTTGAAGAAGAggactgatgatgatgatcattatTTGGTTGAAGAAGATTAAGCATAAGATCAACAGTCTCAGAGTAGCCACGTTTCCCGGTTACCTTCTCACAACTACTGCCTCCTCCGCCAGGCAAGCCAAGGCATAGCTCAGTTTCCTTGAGGTGCATCATATATGTTACGAAGTAGTTTTTTCTTATTTGCCAACACTCAAAATAGCTCCTTTTTTTTGCACTAgcttcaattcaattcaattcaattattttCTTGTGAGAGAATATATGGTGAGAGATATAAAGAAATTAGAGAGAAGTAGAAAAGAGCTAGGGAGGTTCATGtgccatatatataaaataaagaaaagctCGAGttgtatcatcatcatcatcatttacatatataatgaaCTGACGGATCATATGCAAACACGTGGGTGGTATTTGGTGTCTAAATCTTCTAGGATCAAGGGAtaccatttttatatattgcTCCCATTAGATTAAATAATACTAGTGTCACAAGTTCCTCAtcattattactcgtattatttttctttcttctagCTAATCAATATTTAGGTCTCATTATTCTAATAATTGTTCGAATGATTAAAGTTTTACTACTATTAGAATAATAACATACAGGATGTAAATCTAGACTACGGCCCGTGGATATATAGCTAGATAAATGTTACCAATAATGATCAAACTTACACAAGGAATGCACCCCATGGATTAGTAGGCCAATAAAATGCCCATTGATTGGTTGATTAGTTAAAATGTCTTTATATTAATTGGCTAATTAATATTGCTTTCCTTTTTCTTGTCTATATATACTAAAGTGTACGGGTTTTGTTTATCCTTTGTTGGCTTGAAACTTTATCTAGCTAGCACTCAAGCTTGGCTAGCTTGATCAAGTCGCAAAATCATTCTAGTTGAGATTTTATTGTTTGAGAGTAGTAGTGATCAATAAGccctatatataattattaacttttGTCAAATTTCATCTTGTAATAACGCCTTCATCTGAGGTCTTCTTAATTAAAAGCATGAGATATCGGTCATTGTTGGGTTTGGCGTTGCCATTGTGGTGTGTCTAGTGTTGTTGCGCGCCAGTCGCACGCATATCTGACCCTGCCATCGTTACCATATGTGTAGTAATATGTTGTTTTCCTTTTTATCgatttatttatacataatgTGTAATAtggattttaattataaaaagatgGTATAAATGTTGTTAGACACACTTCAATGGTTGAAGTATACTTCatgatttgttatttgtaaacttaCTTTAAGAGGTGAATGAAGTACCTCTTTAcatattttatgaaaaagaTATGAAATAGCAGACAATTAGTTTTAATCGAAAACAGGCTACTAAACTAGGAATACCGAAAGTACAAAATTATTAAAGAAAGTGTAGTGCCTCTTTTAGGAAAAAATTATGGAAGAAGGCATGATTAGGGCAAGTAGCTAGCTAAGCGGCCGGCACTTGTGGTCCTTGAAGTTTTTAGGCCTCCGATCCTATATGatagattaattaaaataattagatGCTAGCTAGCTACCAATTATCTATACAACTTTATctcctttttaattaatgtagaatggtgcatatatatatatgcaacatgtaatatatgtgtgtatgtgtttttaatatttttgatcaaTTAAGTTTACATAAAAGGTTATGAAGAAAACAGAATGGGCTGTATGCCAACCGCCACCATCATCAACTCTATGTGTGTGTAAATCAAAAgaaagaataatatatattgaaGTATATAGTAGTACGACCGTTATTACAGTTAACTTAGACGAATTGGTTGTACATATACGCCAACCTTAGTTGCCACCATCATCAACTCTAGCCATGTGGTAGGAGAataataatacggagtaataaaatagatggatatatatatatatatatatatatagggacgTACAACTGCTATGTCAAAAATTGAGTCTCAGATCAATTAAATAGGTTAATTCCACTTTGGTAAGTTTAGATAGGGTACCTTTAACTATAAGTttgggttaaaaaaaaaaaagaaattcggAAAATTGTTAGATATTAGAAATTTCAATTAATATGAATTATCAAATAATATTCGAAACAAAGTATATACTCTTAAGTTTTAAACCAAAATGTGATAGAAAATTCTTTTCTGGTTTAGAAATCGTCATCATACATTCATACTTGGTCTTTTACCAATGTTGATAAATATCTTAAATCTTAAGACGATTTGATCAATTTTTATCAGATAATCTCGAGATCATTGATCAGAGTTGAGTGTTGAGAGTAAGAGTTACCAAGATTTCAGCCCACGTTAATAACGGGCTTCAAGCATGCCTTTGATATCATTTTTTAGAACTACTGTATTTTTAGTCGACTCATCAAACACAATACAAGCTCGGACTCTActttaaaaccatatatatatatggtatatattctggtgatatatatgaaataacccacaaatttaattatatacaaGGGTAATTACACCCATGCCAGCAACAATAATACCCAATGCAATCAAAGACGAGATATCGGAAAAACAAGATGCATGTACGTGATAGTCATACCTCATACACACATTTAATCCataatttgtttacatatataataacgTGCTTTAAATGTCATCAACTTGACTTTCTTACCCGATGATTTTAACGGAACAACAAAAAGCTCACTTTGaataattataaacaaataattaataaactaattaaaaactacatatacattgtttgaaatttgtctttttcttttttagaatAGATAGATACaaggcaaatatatatatatgaccaaaTTGAAACTTTGGTAACCAAATTAGACAATTTTATGGTACGAATGTACGATGATATATGTTTGAAAGCTTTAGCCAATTTGATGGGCCTGTTGTAAATGCTCCATGTGGTTGGCATCGAACCGCACTTACATCTACCAAGTATATATAAAGGATCGGCTGCATACAAGTTGAacaaagggggaaaaaaaaacttaaatacgAGTAAAATGATTGATAGATCTAAGAATCAAGTTCTTCCCCCTTGAAATTTCTGACCACCATCATATCCccattcttaaaaaaaatatatattgactTTCTTGAGGAAACACATTAATTTCTTGATACCTTAAATAATGGCTTCCCATGTTCCTTTTTCAACACTATATATGAACAAGCTAGCTAGACTTATATTATGAACGTAATTCAgaatataattaattgtttcATCTTCTCCGTAGTTCAAGTTATATTAATTACTTCCCACTATTAAAAATAGATTTAGTTACatatttgtataattgtattatatattcaaCTTTTACTTATGTCTCTTTaattttgagaagaaaaaacaGGAATGAATTGAAACATGCATGTGCTAGGGGACACAAAAAGAGAACCACATTCAGGCATTCAGCTGCCTGACACATACGGACTGCTCAAGCAAGCTTCTAGCTAATTTATGTATTTGATACGTACTAAACTCGATAAGTGTGGGCTTAATTCATGTTCTTATGCAGTGTTGGATAAAATACTCCCACATGTCAATAGGcatgtaataaaaatatatataatatatacatacaacatacTTCTTTATTCGAAAAGGCTTCTTGGATTATAATCTTTAGTTTTTCAATGAATTGGTAATAtcaatataactaaaaataggtgtataaaagtttttaaaacaacatgttaaataaatttggaaatttgtcaattttaaaacttcctatatattaaacatacatCAAGTGCGATTTTTTCAAACAACATTCAGTTGATATATAACATCAGGAAAACCCCACATTATATTGGTGAAGCTTGCATGTACCCTATATAAGAAAACGTTGACCATGAGTCATTACAAGTATTAAATCAGAACTGCTCTAGCCAACTGGGTTGGCTATATCATTGGCATATATTAAATACTATGTAAATTTATTATAAAGTTTTAGGTATATtctcaaattaaattaataataaattttgttgtagTTTTCGTAAAAGGGAACGGATCAAAATACTAGAAGACATGTAAAATGGTGAAAAATTGATTAACTTCTTAAATACATTATTATTCCAGTTGTCAACCaagcaagaaaataaaaataaaagatttgcTTTGGACGCTTATTGGTGAACCTACTCTATGCAACTTCGCGCCGGCTTTTCTCGCCAAAGCCCAAATCATTCGCACCGAACCCCGAACGTGAAAGACGGATTACGCTAGTGTCACCTCATGCGTTGGTGAGTCTCCTTGGGAAGTCAAAAATAGTAGTATTATTATTTGGTCATCATATGTCATATATGGCATGTTTTAGATGAAATTGGTTTTTGGTAGCTATATAATTTTACTGTATTATCAATTAAATCGTGGAAATTTCATTATATAATGGTGGACTCATGCATGTATCATGCACAACGAAATGTTGATTATGGGTCGTTACAGTACTCTAAGGAAAAAGACAAAGGTTTGTCATCCTTGAAAATCGAACTCAAAATCTTGAGTAGAACTAAATATGTAATTAAACGACTTGatttttgaaaagatcgatATATGTGAGAAAGAAATCCATCTCTATATGAAACCACTCGACCCATCTTATTATTaactttgtaaaaaaaaaaaaagaattatagATAATCGTCTATATCTcgcatagatatatataaacaaacggATACAATTAATATCTTCAAGAACCCTTAAATTGTAACAGGCCATGTGACGGGGACTTCTTCAGCTCCCTGACAGTCTGTGTAATCAAAGACGAGGTCGGTTGGGAACATTTCACTGTGTATGCATCAATTTTTATACGGATGTGCTTATAAGCATTTTCGCTATTTCGATACCAATGCAATAATAATGATAACCGTAGATTTGtagtatatttattatttatatatctcaTTTAATAGTTGCACGATGCATTAAGTAATACAGTTTACACAATTACGTGTAGtctaattaaaacaaatacgaAGTAATAACATTCATCATAACtgtagagaaaattacatttttgtccTTCAATTTGGCAAGATTAACAACTTTTGCctttaagtgaattaattacaaaaaaaaccctaaagttgttgttgttgttttttttttcattttacactCTACGACCTAACGGAGTTCCATTTTGACCGTTAACCCTTAAACGTGACAACATTTCTGTCATTTTCACCTTTAAAACAAAAAGCGAAAAAATATACAACTTTATGGACCAAAAACGTAAAAAATCCTGATCTGAAAAAATGAACTTTTATGTTACTCATATCCTTTCCAACtctcatcatcttcttttttcATCATCCTCATTCATCACAAAACTCAAAATTTATATTCAATCTTAATAAAACTCGTTCATAACAGCTACAATTCTacatatattctaacaaaaatcaattatataaacacgtatctattagtattatattatatttaaccCAAAATGAATCACATTTAATCCTATAAATTCTAACCCAAAATGAATCACTGTTAATTATCATTTGTCTTTGTTTACAGGGGGGTGGTAATAGGTGGATACGGTGGCAATGAGGAATGAATAGAACGATGACGGTTGTGCTCATGGTGGCCGGAGTTTGGGGGTGGTTGTAGTGTATGTTTGAGTTTTTGTACTTTTATTaacctataaatatataatactaatagatacatatttatatagttgGTATTGGTTAGAATTTGAAAAATTATAGTTGTTGTGAATAAGTTTTATTAAGATCAGATATAAATTTTGGGTTTTGGGATGAATGAGAATAATGAAGGTTGAAGAAGATGGGAGTTGTAAATTTTGGGTACTGGGATGTAAATTTTGGATTTGGGGAtgaatgaagatgatgaaggaagaagaagatgagagttgaaaaaaacatggataatataaaagtttatttttccaGATCaagattttttatgttttggtcTCTGAAGTTGTatagtttttcactttttgtctTAAAtgtgaaaatgacaaaaatgtcCTCACGTGTTTGGCACGTGTAAGGTTTAACGACCAAAATTGGACTCCGTTAGGCCGCAGAGTGTAAAATGAAACAATTGACCAACTTTAGaggttttttataattaatttatttaaagacAAATACTGTGAATCTTGCGAATTTTAGggaccaaaaatataattttctcataaatatgtataaggatcctttaaatatataataatttgataagtAAAGTTAAAGAGATTTTAACCATTATATTAAAAGTCAatattcaaatttaatttttaaattttgatatttgatttcaattcaaaagttaaaagaggtttttaactttaattaccTATAAAGTAAATATTAGAACTTTAGAGAATTCTTGTATTAAATATACGTAtagaaacttttaaaattttttttttttttgaaaggtgaattttgctGAAATTTCGTGTCACGATTCGACAGTGAGAAATCTaccatacgttgtcttaaccaggtCTTCGCTAGAGAgttctctcgaagtagaaatgtctatatCAAATATCCGATGGGGAAAACCCCTTGGTAATCTGCGCgaaagcacgacgattaataggggtaaaccctgccccctcagacAGAAACCTAGGTACCCAAGTCAAGCCTTCATAAAGAGACTTAATTCCTATATCATTTCCAAGGCTTAAACATACACAAGACCTCATGTAAGGGGGAGATGACATTTCAACTATTGAGCTAAAGCTCAAGGACAGATCTAGTTGAAGTGTCAGACTGACAGGTGGCGGTTGAGCTAATTGGTGGTGGGTTACTGAAATCTAATGTGTTATTCTTTTATTGGATGATATTTATTATAAACTGTGAGATGATTATTCTAAAAAAATCTATGTCTATGTATTTTTTCTAGCTAGTTTGTGCTTCATTTGAACCTTTAATAATCGGTTATTCTGTTTGACCATCACATAATGGACACTACAGATCCAGTATGTCGAGTGTCGACATAATCCTAATGTTTACCACTAGTTTAGTTTTCTTAAAGTATTagttaagaaagaaaaattttaCGAAACGATTTAAAAAATCCGGAATTACATGTTGTTCAATAACAAAACCTTGTCGATCCACAAGGCTACCTGCTGAGAGATTAAGCCTCTAGGCTTCCTTTGGTTATCAAAAAGAATGACATCAAACCGAATTGAATTGTCCAAATGGAGTAGCTTTAATTTTTAACCAATTTTTAGTTGTAATTTTTTCTATTTCTCTTTTCTTGTATTCATTAACATCTTGCTAGTTtatgttaataataaaatattgagtgttcgataaaaaaaaaaatacttgtgAATGacgaaagatatatatattataagttgTTTTAATAGGATACACGTTATAGACTCTTTCATAAAATTAATTCATCATTTCAGACATCCGAGTAAAAAACACGTGTCACCTAAAGATCTTGTAAACACCTTTAacaatttatattaaatttatatttatatttaatataaattgtTGTGGATTATCACTCCCTCAAATCTACACTCACCAAAAAGTTGATAAAAGTCTTCCAATACATTGAAACAAAATTACAGTCGAAAGATAAAGGACGTATACCAAAATATAACTTAACGTAATTTATTTAATGTGTAACTTGTAGAAAGATAAGTTTTCGTTGTCCAACTAACCAACTTGTGAGTTGTGAGaacttgaaaaaataaaaaaaaaaagatgctcGTATAAATCTACACTAAACAGCACATATCTTATGCCATCATATCCGTTTGGTTAATTAGTAACTCAACTATAGAACCGCGCTTAACTAACCAAAACCCCTGCATTTCAATTAACGTTTTACATTTATATCTCACAAAATCAAACACACATTTGTTACGATTTGTCATCGATCACAAATTGTTGTCACGATCATATTAACTGGAACCAATTGGATGAGCATATTGTAATTATCACTCACGAAAACGTTGGCAAGTGCAAATTAGCTTTGGGCATGGCCTATTAAGCAAGcaaagctagctagctagacaCACGAACGTGTAACAATAAATTGGTGTGATTCAACATGGACAAACATTAAGAGTTTTAGGGTATGGTTGTTGCTTAGAGGCAAGTCACATCCCCTTGGAGAAAGAAACATCCCTAACCCTATTTGTGTTGCATGGTCAACTTCCATGCCCAACCCTATCCCCCTTTGTTTTCCTCGAAGATCCGACAACCACAGCACTCAATACCGCTACATGTTTTCTTCGTAGATACTCCATACTTACTACTTTTGGTTATATATCTATTAGTATATGTAGCTTTTGTATATTGATATTGGTTGTCAAAAGATATATagcttagttttttttttatcatattcatatctatacttctatactatattaagaGTATAATATGATAcaaattgcattttttttttgttaaattttaaagtttaatattcaacaatttatcaaaactaCGTTATATCAAACT
This genomic window contains:
- the LOC122599192 gene encoding auxin-responsive protein IAA14-like, whose product is MMHLKETELCLGLPGGGGSSCEKVTGKRGYSETVDLMLNLLQPNNDHHHQSSSSTTDLLNDKMKLQINSSSSSANNKDLIMSKPPAAKAQVVGWPPVRNYRKNVMAHQKSTNEESSEKVVAAAATGTGASAAFVKVSMDGAPYLRKVDLKLYESYQQLSDALAKMFSSFTMGNYGTQGMIDFMNESKLMDLLNSSEYVPSYEDKDGDWMLVGDVPWQMFVDSCKRLRIMKGSDAIGLAPRAMEKCKNRC